A part of Synchiropus splendidus isolate RoL2022-P1 chromosome 19, RoL_Sspl_1.0, whole genome shotgun sequence genomic DNA contains:
- the LOC128750618 gene encoding myosin-3-like isoform X1 produces the protein MSDAEMEIFGVAAPYLRKSERERIAAQNAPFDAKIAVFVPEPRQEYVKGKILNQEGTKVTVETQDRKVIVVHRDDVRPMNPPKFDKIEDMALLTHLHEPAVLFNLKERYAAWMIYTYSGLFCVTVNPYKWLPVYNPEVVAGYRGRKRQEAPPHIFSISDNAYQYMLTDRENQSILITGESGAGKTVNTKRVIQYFATIASVGDANKKEQLSGKIQGTLEDQIIQANPLLEAFGNAKTVRNDNSSRFGKFIRIHFGTKGKLASADIETYLLEKSRVTFQLPAERSYHIFYQIMSSKKSDIIEMLLITSNPYDYPFISQGEIKVLSINDSEELMATDSAIDILGFNTEEKTGIYKLTGAVMHNGNMKFKQKQREEQAEPDGTKVADKVAYLMGLNSADLLKALCFPRVKVGNEYVTKGQTPQQVNNAVGALSKAVYEKLFLWMVTRINQQLDTKLPRQHFIGVLDIAGFEIFEMNSLEQLCINFTNEKLQQFFNHHMFVLEQEEYKKEGIDWEFIDFGMDLAACIELIEKPMGIFSILEEECMFPKATDTSFKNKLYDQHLGKSGIFQKPKLLRGKSDAHFSLMHYAGTVDYNISGWLEKNKDPLNDTVVQLYQKAAVKLLSQLFASYASADAVDGKKCFKKKGSSFQTVSALFRENLNKLMANLRSTHPHFVRCIIPNETKTPGSMDHHLVLHQLRCNGVLEGIRICRKGFPSRILYGDFRQRYRILNTSAIPDGQFIDSKKASEKLLASIDVDHAQYRFGYTKVFFKAGLLGLLEEMRDERLAVLMTRIQAVARGYVTRLKLKELMKKRESIFIIQYNIRSFMNVKNWPWMRLYFKIKPLLRSAEAEKVMQNMKEEFSRLKDEFAKSEARKKELEEKMVMLVQEKNDLHLQIQAERENLCDAVERCEGLIKSKIHLEAKVKEFSERMEEEEEINADITAKKRKLEDECTELKRDIDDLELTVAKVEKEKYAAENKIKNLVEELTTLEDALTKSSKELRALQEVHQQALDDLQAEEDKVNALMKIKMKLEQQADHLEASLEQEKKIRADLERSKRKLEGDLKLLQETVMDMENERQQMEERLNKKDFEIITFQCRVEDEQALACQLQKKIKELQARIEELEEEMESERAARAKVEKQRSDLSRELEEISERLEEAGGATAAQAELNKKHDAEFARLRRELEELTLQHESSGATLRKKQADSVAELSEQIDNLQRVKQKLEKEKSELKMEVDDMASSMESVLKGKANLERMFRSLEDQMSEHKLKAEETQRSLSDCAALNARLQTENVELSRLLEEKEATLSQLTRVKLAGSQQIGELKRQLDEEIKGRNAVAHSLQSSRHDCDLLREQYEEEQEAKGELQRCLSKANSDVAQWRTKYETDAIQRTEDLEEAKKRLAQRLQESEEQTEASNVKCSSLEKTKQRLNAEVEDLMVELERSNAANTSLDKKQKNFDKVLAEWKQKFEEVQFDLEVSQRESRGLSTELFKMKNCYEEALDHLESVKRDNKNLQEEVSDISEQLSQSTKMIHELEKMAKQADQEKRDSQAALEEVQSTLEHEEAKILHLQLVLSQIKSEVDRRVVEKDEEMEQLKKSHQRTVDMLQITLDSETRSRNDAVRVKKKIEGDLNELEVQLGHTSRQAVEATKQLRNVQTQLKDVQVHLDEAVHSEEDTKEQLAITERRNNLMTAEMEEIRAALEQSERCRKLAEQEVIDISERTQLLHTQNTSLLNSKKKMESDLAHLQTQAEESVQETRNAEEKARKAVTDVAMMSEELKKEQDTTAHLERMKRNLEVTVKDLQQRLDEAEQLALKGGKKELHKMETRVRELEKELDLEQQRGSEALKGVRKYERKIKELTFQGEEEKKNSARLQDLVNKLQLKLKLFKRQCEEAEEQTSIHLAKSRKVQHELEEAVERADIAESQLNKLRAKSRDFVVKE, from the exons ATGAGTGATGCAGAGATGGAGATCTTCGGGGTGGCGGCCCCATACCTCCGCAAATCTGAGCGTGAGAGAATCGCGGCTCAAAACGCGCCATTTGATGCTAAAATCGCCGTCTTTGTTCCTGAGCCAAGGCAGGAATACGTGAAGGGGAAAATCTTAAACCAAGAAGGCACCAAGGTCACCGTGGAGACCCAGGACCGCAAG GTGATCGTTGTGCACCGGGATGACGTTCGCCCCATGAACCCGCCCAAGTTCGACAAGATTGAAGACATGGCTCTGCTGACGCACTTGCACGAACCCGCGGTCCTCTTCAACCTGAAGGAGAGATATGCTGCCTGGATGATCTAC ACGTATTCAGGTCTCTTCTGCGTCACTGTGAATCCCTACAAATGGCTCCCGGTTTACAATCCTGAGGTGGTGGCTGGATATAGAGGGAGGAAACGTCAGGAGGCGCCGCCGCACATCTTCTCCATTTCTGACAATGCTTACCAGTACATGcttacag ATCGAGAGAACCAGTCGATCCTCATCAC TGGAGAATCTGGAGCAGGAAAAACAGTCAACACCAAACGAGTGATTCAGTATTTTGCCACCATCGCTTCGGTTGGAGACGCGAACAAGAAAGAGCAGCTTTCAGGGAAAATACAG GGAACTCTGGAGGACCAGATCATCCAAGCCAACCCTCTCCTGGAAGCTTTCGGCAATGCTAAGACAGTGAGGAACGACAACTCGTCTCGATTC GGTAAATTCATCCGCATCCACTTTGGAACCAAGGGGAAGTTGGCGTCAGCTGATATCGAAACGT ACCTTCTGGAGAAATCCAGAGTGACGTTCCAGCTTCCAGCAGAGCGAAGCTACCACATCTTCTACCAGATCATGTCCAGCAAGAAGTCGGATATAATCG AGATGCTGCTGATCACCTCAAACCCATACGACTATCCCTTCATTAGTCAGGGCGAGATCAAGGTGCTGAGCATCAATGACTCGGAGGAGCTGATGGCCACAGAC AGTGCCATTGACATCCTGGGCTTCAACACAGAGGAGAAGACAGGGATCTACAAGCTGACTGGGGCTGTGATGCACAATGGGAACATGAAATTCAAGCAGAAGCAGCGAGAGGAGCAGGCTGAGCCCGATGGCACCAAGG TGGCGGACAAGGTGGCGTACCTCATGGGTCTGAACTCAGCTGACCTTCTGAAAGCCCTATGCTTCCCCCGGGTCAAAGTGGGGAATGAGTATGTGACCAAAGGTCAGACTCCACAGCAG GTAAACAATGCAGTCGGTGCGCTGTCTAAGGCAGTGTATGAGAAACTGTTCCTGTGGATGGTGACACGTATTAACCAGCAGCTGGACACCAAACTGCCGAGACAGCATTTCATTGGCGTCCTGGACATCGCAGGGTTTGAGATCTTTGAG ATGAACAGTCTGGAGCAGCTGTGCATCAACTTCACCAACGAGAAGCTTCAACAGTTCTTCAACCACCACATGTTCGTGCTGGAGCAAGAGGAGTACAAGAAGGAGGGCATCGACTGGGAGTTCATCGACTTCGGCATGGACCTTGCTGCTTGCATTGAGCTCATTGAAAAG CCGATGGGAATCTTCTCCATCCTGGAGGAAGAGTGCATGTTCCCCAAAGCCACCGACACGTCCTTCAAGAACAAGCTGTATGACCAACATCTGGGGAAGAGCGGCATCTTTCAGAAGCCTAAATTATTGCGGGGAAAATCCGACGCTCACTTCTCTCTCATGCACTACGCTGGAACGGTGGACTACAACATCAGCGGCTGGTTAGAGAAGAACAAGGATCCCCTGAACGACACAGTGGTCCAACTCTATCAgaaagctgctgtcaaacttCTGTCGCAACTTTTTGCCTCCTATGCTTCTGCAGATG CAGTGGATGGGAAGAAGTGCTTTAAGAAGAAAGGTTCATCGTTCCAGACGGTCTCTGCTCTTTTCAGG gaGAACCTGAACAAGCTGATGGCCAACCTCCGCTCCACCCACCCTCACTTTGTCCGATGCATCATCCCCAACGAGACCAAAACTCCTG GGTCCATGGATCACCACCTGGTTCTGCACCAGCTGAGATGTAACGGCGTCCTGGAAGGAATCCGCATCTGCAGAAAAGGATTTCCCAGTCGTATCTTGTACGGAGACTTTAGACAAAG GTACAGGATACTGAACACTAGCGCTATCCCTGACGGTCAGTTCATCGACAGTAAAAAGGCCTCAGAGAAGCTGCTCGCCTCCATCGACGTGGACCACGCGCAGTATCGCTTTGGATACACCAAG GTGTTCTTCAAAGCTGGACTCCTTGGTCTCCTGGAGGAGATGAGGGATGAGCGTCTGGCGGTTCTGATGACTCGTATCCAGGCAGTTGCTCGAGGTTACGTCACCAGACTGAAGCTGAAGGAGCTGATGAAGAAAAG AGagtccatcttcatcatccagtACAATATCCGCTCCTTCATGAATGTGAAGAACTGGCCGTGGATGCGTCTCTACTTCAAGATCAAACCTCTACTGCGCAGTGCTGAGGCAGAGAAGGTGATGCAGAACATGAAGGAGGAGTTTTCCCGGCTCAAAGACGAGTTTGCGAAGTCCGAAGCCCgcaagaaggagctggaggagaagatggtgATGCTGGTCCAGGAGAAGAACGACCTCCACCTCCAGATTCAGGCG GAAAGGGAGAACTTGTGCGACGCCGTGGAGCGCTGCGAAGGCCTCATCAAGAGCAAGATCCACCTGGAGGCCAAAGTCAAGGAGTTCTCTGAGaggatggaggaagaagaagaaatcaaCGCTGATATCACAGCCaagaagaggaagctggaggacGAGTGCACGGAGCTGAAGAGAGACATCGATGACTTGGAGCTGACCGTGGCCAAAGTGGAGAAGGAGAAATACGCCGCTGAAAACAAG ATCAAGAActtggtggaggagctgacgaCGCTGGAGGACGCTCTGACAAAATCATCGAAAGAGTTGAGAGCCCTGCAGGAGGTTCATCAGCAGGCACTGGACGACCTTCAGGCAGAGGAGGACAAGGTCAACGCTCTCATGAAGATCAAGATGAAGTTGGAGCAGCAGGCGGACCAT CTGGAGGCTTctctggagcaggagaagaagatTCGAGCAGACCTGGAAAGATCTAAACGTAAACTAGAAGGAGACCTGAAGCTGTTGCAGGAGACAGTGATGGACATGGAGAACGAGCGTCAGCAAATGGAAGAGAGGCTGAATAA AAAAGACTTTGAAATCATCACCTTTCAGTGCAGAGTGGAGGATGAGCAGGCATTGGCATGTCAGCTGCAAAAGAAGATTAAAGAACTGCAG GCTCGTATCgaggagttggaggaggagatggagtcTGAGCGTGCAGCTCGAGCCAAGGTGGAGAAGCAGCGTTCGGATCTGTcgagggagctggaggagatcagCGAGCGGCTGGAGGAGGCTGGGGGAGCAACTGCCGCTCAGGCCGAGCTCAACAAGAAGCATGACGCTGAGTTTGCAAGGCTCCGGCGTGAACTGGAGGAGCTGACGTTGCAGCATGAGTCCAGCGGTGCCACGCTGAGGAAGAAACAGGCCGACAGCGTTGCCGAACTCAGCGAACAGATCGACAACCTGCAGCGAGTCaagcagaagctggagaaggagaagagcgaGCTGAAGATGGAAGTGGACGACATGGCCAGCAGCATGGAGAGTGTACTCAAAGGCAAG GCGAATCTAGAGCGAATGTTCAGGAGCCTGGAAGACCAAATGAGCGAACATAAGCTGAAAGCCGAAGAAACTCAGAGGTCACTGAGTGACTGCGCAGCCCTCAATGCTCGTCTGCAGACGGAGAATG TGGAACTCTCACGtctgctggaggagaaagaagCAACTTTGTCGCAGCTGACCAGAGTGAAACTCGCTGGAAGTCAACAGATTGGTGAGCTGAAGAGACAGTTGGATGAAGAAATAAAG GGTAGAAACGCTGTGGCTCACAGTCTCCAGTCTTCCCGTCACGACTGCGATCTTCTCCGCGAGCAGTacgaggaagagcaggaggccAAAGGCGAACTGCAGCGTTGCCTGTCCAAGGCCAACAGTGACGTGGCACAGTGGAGAACCAAATACGAAACGGACGCCATCCAACGCACGGAGGATCTGGAAGAGGCCAA GAAGCGGCTGGCCCAGCGGCTGCAGGAGTCAGAGGAGCAAACGGAGGCTTCAAATGTCAAGTGTTCCTCTCTGGAGAAGACTAAGCAGCGTCTGAATGCCGAGGTGGAGGACCTgatggtggagctggagaggtCGAACGCTGCAAATACATCTTTGGAtaagaaacagaaaaactttGACAAG GTTCTCGCTGAGTGGAAGCAGAAGTTCGAGGAGGTGCAATTTGACCTGGAGGTTTCTCAGAGAGAGTCCAGAGGTCTGAGCACAGAACTCTTCAAGATGAAGAACTGCTATGAAGAAGCTCTGGATCACCTGGAGAGTGTGAAGAGAGACAACAAGAACCTCCAGG AGGAGGTGTCCGACATCTCAGAGCAGCTGAGCCAGTCCACTAAGATGATCCATGAGCTGGAGAAAATGGCCAAACAAGCTGACCAGGAGAAGAGAGACTCTCAGGCTGCTCTTGAGGAAGTTCAG TCCACCCTGGAACACGAGGAGGCCAAAATCCTGCATCTCCAGCTGGTGCTGAGCCAGATCAAGAGTGAGGTGGACAGGAGGGTGGTGGAAAAAGATGAGGAAAtggagcagctgaagaagagccacCAGAGGACAGTGGACATGCTGCAGATCACTCTGGACTCCGAGACTCGCAGCCGAAACGACGCTGTCCGTGTGAAGAAGAAGATAGAGGGCGACCTGAATGAGCTCGAGGTGCAGCTGGGGCACACGAGCCGGCAGGCAGTTGAAGCGACCAAACAGCTGAGGAACGTCCAGACCCAGCTGAAG GATGTTCAGGTCCACCTGGACGAGGCAGTCCACAGTGAGGAGGACACCAAGGAGCAGCTGGCCATCACTGAGCGCCGCAACAACCTGATGACGGCTGAGATGGAGGAGATTAGAGCAGCACTGGAGCAGTCGGAGAGGTGTCGCAAACTGGCTGAGCAGGAAGTGATCGATATCAGCGAGAGGACTCAGCTGCTGCACACTCAG AACACCAGTCTCCTCAACTCGAAAAAGAAGATGGAATCCGACCTGGCTCACCTTCAGACCCAGGCGGAGGAAAGTGTCCAGGAGACTCGAAATGCTGAGGAGAAGGCCAGAAAAGCTGTCACGGAC GTGGCCATGATGtctgaggagctgaagaaggagcAGGACACCACCGCTCAcctggagaggatgaagaggaacctggaGGTGACTGTGAAAGATCTGCAGCAGCGTCTGGACGAGGCTGAGCAGTTGGCTCTGAAGGGGGGAAAGAAGGAGCTGCACAAGATGGAGACCCGG GTGCGAGAACTGGAGAAAGAGTTAGACTTGGAGCAGCAGCGTGGCAGCGAAGCTCTGAAAGGTGTGCGTAAATACGAGCGGAAGATCAAAGAGCTGACCTTCCAG ggtgaagaggagaagaagaactcGGCACGGCTACAGGATCTGGTCAAcaagctgcagctgaagctgaagctgttcAAGCGTCAATGCGAGGAAGCG GAGGAGCAAACAAGCATCCATCTGGCCAAGAGTCGCAAGGTGCAGCACgagctggaggaggcggtggagcGGGCCGACATTGCTGAGTCACAGCTCAATAAGTTACGCGCCAAAAGTCGCGATTTTGTCGTAAAGGAGTAG